From Bordetella flabilis, the proteins below share one genomic window:
- a CDS encoding branched-chain amino acid ABC transporter permease codes for MLEQQFVNALSLGCVYALFALGFTLVFGVLGIINLAHGAVFMVGAYAALSIITKLDVPLWLALILTFIVSGIFGGLIDRLILKPLRRRNAPHLIPMIATIGVGIVLNNGIQGLYGASNLRFPPGVVPDETLLIGGIHVTAIELAIIFLSFALMAVLMVVMRRTQFGRALRAVAESPKAAWLLGINVEQLFLLTSVLAGGLGGVAGLLIGLYSNALYPLMGQPMLHKGIAVIILGGMGDIRGAMLGGLFLGFAEVLSVAYVGSTMRDAVAFGLLFLILLVRPQGLFGKVVQRKA; via the coding sequence ATGTTGGAACAACAATTCGTCAATGCCCTGTCGCTGGGCTGCGTATACGCCCTGTTTGCGCTGGGGTTTACGCTGGTCTTCGGCGTGCTGGGCATCATCAACCTGGCGCACGGCGCGGTCTTCATGGTAGGCGCCTATGCGGCGCTGTCCATCATCACCAAGCTGGACGTCCCGCTGTGGCTCGCGCTGATCCTGACTTTCATCGTGTCCGGCATCTTCGGCGGCCTGATCGACCGGCTTATCCTCAAGCCGCTGCGGCGGCGCAATGCGCCGCACCTGATCCCCATGATCGCCACCATCGGCGTGGGCATCGTCCTGAACAACGGCATCCAGGGCCTGTACGGCGCCAGCAATCTGCGTTTTCCGCCCGGTGTGGTGCCGGACGAGACGCTGCTGATCGGCGGGATCCATGTGACCGCGATCGAACTGGCGATCATTTTCCTGTCGTTCGCGCTGATGGCCGTGCTGATGGTGGTAATGCGCCGCACGCAGTTCGGCCGTGCCCTGCGCGCCGTCGCGGAATCCCCCAAAGCGGCCTGGCTGCTGGGCATCAACGTGGAGCAGTTGTTCCTGCTGACGTCCGTGCTGGCCGGTGGCCTGGGCGGCGTGGCGGGCCTGCTGATTGGCCTGTACTCCAACGCGCTGTATCCGCTGATGGGCCAGCCCATGCTGCACAAGGGCATCGCCGTCATCATCCTCGGCGGCATGGGCGATATCCGCGGCGCCATGCTGGGCGGGCTGTTCCTGGGCTTCGCCGAAGTGCTGTCGGTGGCGTATGTCGGTTCGACCATGCGCGACGCCGTGGCTTTCGGCCTGCTTTTCCTGATTCTGCTGGTGCGCCCCCAGGGCCTGTTCGGCAAAGTGGTGCAACGCAAGGCCTGA
- a CDS encoding branched-chain amino acid ABC transporter permease, giving the protein MNGFENFWAIYGNVVLSLGTNALLALSIWLTLACGMLAMANAAFMGIGAYTAALLTMNYGAPFSVALAGGMVAPAIVAALIGLPTIRLSGVYLAMATLGFGEVVRVAVLNTESITGGALGLNGIPQSTQWWHVLVSVVVVLLLLWRVRVSKIGRAFDAIRGDETAAGLMGINVRANKMLAFILGAVVAGLAGALNAHLTFFIGPGEYGFDRGVEILTMAILGGIGGLPGPLLGSAIITLLPEVLRGFSSFRLVANGLILVLIVLFLPQGIWDPVRFSRWARRGGKRHA; this is encoded by the coding sequence ATGAATGGATTCGAGAATTTCTGGGCCATCTACGGCAATGTCGTGCTTTCGCTCGGCACCAACGCCCTGCTGGCCCTGTCGATCTGGCTCACGCTGGCCTGCGGCATGCTGGCCATGGCCAATGCGGCCTTCATGGGCATCGGCGCCTATACCGCCGCGCTGCTTACGATGAATTACGGCGCGCCTTTCTCGGTCGCCCTGGCCGGCGGCATGGTCGCGCCGGCCATCGTGGCGGCGCTGATCGGGCTGCCGACCATACGCCTGTCCGGCGTCTACCTGGCCATGGCGACGCTGGGCTTCGGCGAGGTCGTGCGCGTCGCGGTGCTGAACACCGAATCGATCACTGGCGGCGCGCTCGGCCTGAACGGCATCCCGCAGTCCACCCAATGGTGGCACGTGCTGGTGTCGGTGGTCGTCGTCCTGCTCCTGCTGTGGCGCGTGCGGGTATCCAAGATCGGCCGCGCCTTCGACGCCATACGCGGCGACGAGACCGCGGCGGGCCTCATGGGCATCAATGTGCGCGCCAACAAAATGCTGGCCTTTATCCTCGGCGCTGTGGTCGCCGGCCTGGCGGGCGCCCTGAACGCGCATTTGACCTTCTTCATCGGGCCGGGAGAATACGGCTTCGACCGCGGCGTGGAAATCCTGACCATGGCCATCCTGGGCGGCATCGGCGGCCTGCCCGGACCCCTGCTGGGCAGCGCCATCATCACGCTGCTGCCCGAAGTGCTGCGCGGCTTCAGTAGTTTCCGCCTGGTCGCGAACGGCCTGATCCTGGTGCTGATCGTGCTGTTCCTGCCGCAAGGGATCTGGGACCCCGTGCGTTTTTCACGCTGGGCGCGACGCGGAGGCAAACGCCATGCTTGA
- the pmbA gene encoding metalloprotease PmbA — MVNYSSSLPIAENRARFSELVENVLAHARKVGASDAVAEVSESLGLSVSVRKNDIETVEQTRDRSLDVTVYAGQRRGSASTSDFSEAALRETVEAAWHIARHTAEDPAAGLPDEEMLARDYPDLALHHPWTIGTEEAAELALRAERAARDVDPRITNTEGASVGTYEGQFVMGNTRGFLGGYPYSRHSLSVAPIAGRGNGMQRDYWYSSERDAANLAAPEAVGRYAAERALSRLSARRIRTGKFPVLFEAPLALGLLGALTQAANGGALYRKASFLLDSLGKTIFADHIDVVEDPHVVGGMGSSPFDDEGVITRARDVVKGGTLQGYFLSTYTARKLGMPTTGNAGGSHNLTLRSRYTQPSDDLPALLKKMGTGLLITELIGQGVNYVTGDYSRGAFGYWVENGQVQHAVEEFTIAGNLQDMFRQIAAVGADTITRGTKTTGSILIAEMAIAGQ; from the coding sequence ATGGTCAACTACTCATCCTCCCTGCCGATCGCCGAGAACCGGGCGCGATTCAGCGAACTGGTCGAAAACGTGCTGGCCCACGCCCGCAAGGTCGGCGCCAGCGACGCCGTCGCCGAGGTCTCCGAAAGCCTGGGACTTTCGGTTTCGGTGCGCAAGAACGATATCGAAACGGTCGAACAGACCCGCGACCGTTCGCTGGACGTCACCGTCTATGCCGGGCAGCGGCGTGGTTCGGCGTCGACCTCCGATTTCTCCGAGGCGGCGCTGCGCGAGACGGTGGAGGCCGCCTGGCACATTGCCCGCCACACTGCGGAAGATCCGGCCGCCGGCTTGCCGGACGAGGAAATGCTGGCGCGCGACTATCCCGACCTGGCCTTGCACCATCCCTGGACCATCGGCACGGAGGAAGCCGCCGAACTGGCCCTGCGCGCCGAGCGTGCGGCCCGGGACGTCGACCCCCGCATCACCAATACGGAGGGCGCGTCCGTCGGTACCTACGAAGGCCAGTTCGTCATGGGCAACACCCGCGGCTTCCTGGGCGGATATCCGTATTCGCGCCATAGCCTGTCGGTGGCGCCGATTGCCGGGCGCGGCAACGGCATGCAGCGCGACTACTGGTACAGCAGCGAACGGGATGCGGCCAATCTCGCCGCGCCCGAGGCGGTCGGGCGCTACGCCGCCGAGCGCGCCTTGTCGCGCCTGTCGGCGCGCCGCATCCGCACGGGCAAATTCCCGGTACTGTTCGAAGCCCCGCTGGCCCTGGGCCTGCTGGGCGCGCTGACGCAGGCGGCCAACGGCGGCGCCCTGTATCGCAAGGCCAGCTTCCTGCTCGACAGCCTGGGCAAGACCATCTTCGCCGACCATATCGATGTCGTGGAGGATCCGCACGTGGTGGGAGGCATGGGCAGTTCGCCTTTCGACGACGAAGGCGTCATCACGCGGGCGCGCGACGTGGTCAAGGGCGGAACGCTGCAAGGCTACTTCCTGTCCACCTACACCGCCCGCAAGCTGGGCATGCCGACCACCGGCAATGCCGGCGGCTCCCACAACCTGACGCTGCGGTCCCGCTATACCCAGCCCAGCGACGATCTGCCGGCCCTGCTCAAGAAGATGGGCACCGGCCTGCTCATCACGGAGCTCATCGGCCAGGGCGTGAACTACGTCACCGGGGACTACTCGCGTGGGGCATTCGGGTATTGGGTGGAAAACGGCCAGGTCCAGCACGCGGTGGAGGAATTCACCATCGCCGGCAATCTGCAGGACATGTTCCGGCAGATCGCCGCGGTGGGCGCGGACACCATTACCCGCGGCACCAAGACCACCGGCTCCATCCTGATCGCCGAGATGGCGATAGCCGGCCAGTAG
- a CDS encoding ABC transporter substrate-binding protein produces the protein MKNVSKQVLLALVAGAVLPAAHAADIKLGVAEALSGGAAQYGISIRNGFQLAADEINAAGGINGNKLALVIEDEQGKKEEAINVFKKLIFQDRVLMVFGPTLSNSAQAADPIAQAAKIVAFGTSNTADGITSIGNYVFRNSVTEADVLPATLTMVKNKVGLKNVAVLYGNDDVFTKSGYDNFKKALEDLKIPVTTTETFAKGDVDFKAQLTKIKGTNPDAIVLSALLAEGGPIMVQARQLGLNVPVIGGNGMNSVKIFDLAPGTASNDLWIGSPWSIENKTPENTKFIDAYKAKYNVAPDQFSAQAYDAMYIVAQALKKTPLKGDLAADRAALRDALPAVEWTGATGGFKFRQAKDRAGKPAGYDAEQAPIISKTENGKYVIQK, from the coding sequence ATGAAGAACGTATCCAAGCAAGTGCTGCTCGCCCTGGTGGCCGGCGCGGTCCTGCCCGCTGCCCATGCGGCCGACATCAAGCTGGGCGTGGCGGAAGCCTTGTCCGGCGGCGCCGCCCAGTACGGCATCTCCATCCGCAACGGCTTCCAGCTGGCCGCTGACGAGATCAACGCGGCCGGCGGCATCAACGGCAACAAGCTGGCGCTGGTCATCGAAGACGAGCAGGGCAAGAAAGAAGAGGCGATCAACGTCTTCAAGAAACTGATCTTCCAGGACCGGGTGCTGATGGTGTTCGGCCCGACCCTGTCGAATTCGGCGCAGGCCGCCGACCCGATCGCGCAGGCCGCGAAGATCGTGGCCTTCGGCACCTCGAACACCGCGGATGGCATTACCTCCATCGGCAACTATGTCTTCCGCAACTCGGTGACGGAAGCCGACGTGCTGCCCGCCACCCTGACCATGGTCAAGAACAAGGTCGGCCTGAAGAACGTGGCCGTGCTGTATGGCAATGACGATGTCTTCACCAAGAGCGGCTACGACAACTTCAAGAAGGCGCTGGAAGACCTGAAGATCCCGGTCACGACCACCGAAACCTTCGCCAAGGGCGACGTCGACTTCAAGGCGCAACTGACGAAGATCAAGGGCACCAATCCCGACGCCATCGTGCTGTCCGCACTGCTGGCCGAAGGCGGTCCCATCATGGTGCAGGCGCGCCAGCTGGGCCTGAATGTGCCCGTGATCGGCGGCAACGGCATGAACTCCGTCAAGATTTTCGACCTGGCGCCGGGCACCGCCTCCAACGATCTGTGGATCGGCAGCCCCTGGTCCATCGAGAACAAGACGCCGGAGAACACCAAGTTCATCGATGCGTACAAGGCCAAGTACAACGTCGCGCCGGACCAGTTCTCCGCCCAGGCGTATGACGCCATGTACATCGTGGCCCAGGCGCTGAAGAAGACCCCGCTCAAGGGTGATCTGGCCGCCGACCGTGCCGCCTTGCGCGATGCGCTGCCCGCGGTGGAATGGACCGGCGCCACCGGCGGCTTCAAGTTCCGCCAGGCCAAGGACCGTGCCGGCAAGCCGGCCGGCTACGACGCCGAGCAAGCGCCGATCATCAGCAAGACCGAGAACGGCAAGTACGTCATACAGAAGTAA
- the yjgA gene encoding ribosome biogenesis factor YjgA, with protein MMSDTSQSLDDEDDGYDRPSKSQVKREMLALTELGKQLIGLSPERLRQLPLAERLYEAIREAQRTTSREGLRRQTHFVGKLMRDAPADAIRQQLDTWQNGSREETAAMHRLENLRDRLLEDDAALTELLARHPQTDAQQLRTMIREARKEARANAELPQGHEPRRKHYRALFQALKALPSAASN; from the coding sequence ATGATGTCAGATACCAGCCAGTCCCTCGACGACGAGGACGACGGCTACGACCGTCCGAGCAAATCCCAGGTCAAGCGCGAAATGCTTGCCCTGACCGAATTGGGCAAGCAATTGATCGGGCTGTCCCCCGAGCGGCTGCGCCAGTTGCCGCTGGCCGAACGCCTGTACGAGGCGATCCGCGAGGCGCAGCGCACCACCAGCCGCGAAGGCCTGCGCCGGCAGACGCACTTCGTCGGCAAGCTGATGCGCGACGCGCCGGCCGACGCCATCCGCCAGCAACTGGACACCTGGCAGAACGGCTCGCGCGAGGAAACCGCGGCGATGCACCGCCTGGAAAACCTGCGCGACCGTCTTCTGGAAGACGACGCCGCCCTGACGGAACTGCTGGCCAGGCACCCGCAGACGGATGCGCAGCAATTGCGCACCATGATCCGCGAGGCCCGCAAGGAAGCCCGCGCCAACGCCGAACTGCCGCAGGGCCACGAACCGCGCCGCAAACACTACCGGGCACTTTTCCAGGCGCTCAAGGCGCTGCCCTCCGCCGCCTCGAACTGA
- a CDS encoding ABC transporter ATP-binding protein has translation MLELSSISMHFGGLHVLQDVNLSVPQGAIYGLIGPNGAGKTTVFNIITGLLHPSGGDVRLDGRSLLGAAPHQITRTGIARTFQNIRLFKEMTLLENVVVGAYRHMGYGVASMLLSLPGFRRTEARARERALELLSWMRLDHKAHDLADNLSYGEQRRLELARALATEPRLLLLDEPVAGMNTGERAELMREILAIRERGYTILMIEHDMRFVMGLCETIAVLNFGKIIASGPPDAIRSNEQVIEAYLGRDDEEDAVQEVRA, from the coding sequence ATGCTTGAGCTTTCCTCCATATCGATGCATTTCGGCGGGCTGCACGTCCTGCAGGACGTCAATCTGAGCGTGCCGCAAGGGGCGATCTACGGCTTGATCGGCCCCAACGGCGCGGGCAAGACGACGGTATTCAACATCATCACCGGGCTGCTGCACCCCAGTGGCGGCGATGTGCGCCTGGACGGCCGCAGCCTGCTCGGTGCCGCCCCGCACCAGATCACGCGCACCGGCATCGCCCGCACCTTCCAGAACATCCGGCTCTTCAAGGAAATGACCTTGCTCGAGAACGTGGTGGTGGGCGCCTACCGGCATATGGGTTACGGCGTGGCAAGCATGCTGCTGAGCCTGCCGGGTTTTCGCCGCACGGAGGCCCGGGCCCGGGAACGCGCCCTGGAGCTGTTGTCGTGGATGCGACTGGACCACAAGGCGCACGACCTTGCCGACAATCTTTCCTACGGCGAGCAGCGCCGCCTGGAACTCGCGCGCGCGCTGGCCACCGAGCCGCGCCTGCTGCTGCTCGATGAGCCGGTCGCCGGCATGAACACCGGCGAACGCGCGGAACTCATGCGCGAAATCCTGGCTATCCGCGAGCGGGGCTACACGATCCTGATGATCGAGCACGACATGCGTTTCGTCATGGGCCTGTGCGAGACCATCGCCGTGCTGAACTTCGGCAAGATCATCGCCAGCGGCCCCCCGGACGCCATCCGCAGCAACGAGCAGGTGATCGAGGCCTACCTGGGCCGTGACGACGAGGAAGACGCCGTGCAAGAGGTGCGCGCATGA
- a CDS encoding alpha/beta hydrolase: MTASTPSDLLDCIERETGPQPTHAVIWLHGLGADGNDFAPIVPELRLPAAPAIRFIFPHAPVQPVTINGGMHMRSWYDILVMDLVRQEDAAGIRRSEAAVRALIARENARGIPTSRIILAGFSQGCAMTLHTGLRLPEKLAGMVGLSGYLPLRDLAEAERHGANAHTPIFLAHGEHDPVVDIARATASRDALQALGHDVRWHSYPMQHSVCAEEIADLRGFLVEILSAGGPGPATRGA; this comes from the coding sequence ATGACCGCCAGCACCCCATCCGACCTGCTCGACTGCATCGAACGCGAAACCGGCCCCCAGCCCACCCATGCGGTGATCTGGCTGCACGGCCTGGGCGCGGACGGCAATGACTTCGCGCCCATCGTTCCCGAACTGCGACTGCCGGCCGCGCCGGCCATCCGGTTCATCTTCCCGCACGCGCCCGTGCAGCCGGTGACCATCAACGGCGGAATGCACATGCGCTCCTGGTACGACATCCTGGTGATGGACCTGGTGCGCCAGGAGGATGCCGCCGGCATCCGGCGTTCCGAAGCCGCCGTGCGGGCCTTGATTGCGCGCGAGAATGCGCGGGGCATCCCCACTTCGCGCATCATCCTGGCCGGCTTTTCCCAGGGCTGCGCCATGACCTTGCATACGGGCCTGCGCTTGCCGGAGAAACTGGCCGGCATGGTGGGGCTGTCCGGCTACCTGCCGCTGCGCGACCTGGCTGAAGCGGAGCGCCACGGCGCCAATGCCCACACGCCGATCTTCCTGGCGCATGGTGAACACGATCCGGTGGTCGATATCGCCAGGGCCACCGCCAGCCGGGACGCCCTGCAGGCGCTGGGGCATGACGTGCGCTGGCACAGTTATCCGATGCAGCATTCGGTCTGCGCGGAGGAAATCGCCGATCTGCGCGGCTTCCTGGTCGAAATCCTCAGCGCTGGCGGCCCAGGTCCAGCCACACGCGGCGCATAG